The window TCCGGCCCTCCGGCCCCGGACCCGGCGCCCCGCCAACCCTCCAGGACCTGGCGCAGCGGGCGCACTGCGTCCTCGTGCAGGATGATGGCGAGGTCCGCGGCGGCCACTGCGGCCTGGAGGCCGGCGCCGTCGACGGCGGCGCGGACCTCCGGGATCCAGGCCCGGCGTGCCTGCTTGGCCGCCGCCGTGACCACCGACTGCCATTTGGCGTGCGCTTTGGCCGCACGGTCGGCTTTCCAGCGGACGATGGACCGTTCCGCCTGCCACGGCACGACGGCGTCAATCCCCAGTTCCGTGGCGGTCTCGGCGGCGAGCTCGTCCCGGTCACCTTTCGCGAGGGCCTGAACCAGGACCAGGCGGATTCCGGGGCGGGGCTCCTCCGAAAGCTCTGAGCATTCCACCGTCAGCTCGCCTGGCTCGGCGGCGGAGACGGCACCGGTCAGCCGTTTGCCGGCGCCGTCGGCAATATCGACCATCTCCCCCACGGCGAGGCGCTTCACCGTGACAGCGTGGCGGGCCTCCGGTCCGTGCAGGACAAAGACGGACCCCGGGGCCAGCCCGTCGAGGGTGCCAGGGGAGGTGAAGAAGACCGGGTTGCTCACCGCTACAGGTTACCGAGCCGGTCCCGAAGCTTCGAGAAGACCCCGCCGCTCGCGGCAAGTTTTCCTTCGGTGAACTGTTCGCCGCGCAGTTTCGCAAGCTGGCGCAGCAGGTCCTCCTGGGCGGCGTCGAGCTTGGCCGGGGTGTCCACCTGCAGGTGGACCTTGAGGTCGCCGCGGCCGTAGCCACGCAAGTGCGTGACGCCGAGCCCGCGGAGGGTGATGATCTCCCCGGACTGGGTGCCGGCCTTGACATCGATCTCCTGCTGGCCGTCGAACGTGTCGAGGTTGAGTTCGGTGCCGAGCGCGGCTGCCGTCATGGGGATGTTCAGGCTTGCATGCAGGTCGTCGCCGTCGCGAACGTACGTGGCGTCGTTGTTGACCCGGATCTCCACGTAGAGGTCCCCTGCGGGGCCGCCGGCAGGGCCGGCCTCACCCTGACCGGAAAGCTGGATGCGGGTGCCGGTAGCGACGCCGGCGGGAACCTTGACCGTCAGGGTGCGCCGGCTGCGGATCCGGCCCTGCCCGGCGCATTCGTTGCAGGGATCTTTGATGACGGTGCCGAAGCCCTCGCAGGACCCGCAGGGAGCCGTGGTCATGACCTGTCCCAGGATGGACCGCACTGCGCGCTGGACCTGGCCGCTGCCGCCGCAAATGTCGCAGCGTTCCGGGTGGCTGCCTTTTTGGCAGCAGGACCCCTCGCAGGTGGGGCAGGTCACGGCGGTGTCCACTTCGAGTTTCTTGTTGACACCGAACACGGCGTCGCGGAGCTCGATCCGGACGCTGATCAGCGCGTCCTGGCCGCGGCGGACCCTGGACGCGGGCCCGCCCTGGCCGCCGGCGCCGAAGAAGGTCTCGAAGATATCCTGGAACGCGAATCCCTGGCCGGCGTAGTTGCCGCCGCCGAAGCCGTTGTCGTTGCCGTTCTCGTTACCGGTGGTGTCGTAGATCCGGCGCTTTTGCGGGTCGGACAGCACCTCGTAGGCGTGCGTGACGGCCTTGAACCGGTCGGAGGCGTCGTCCCCGGGGTTTACGTCGGGATGGAGTGTCCGGGCCAGTTTTCGGTAGGCCTTCTTGATCTCTTCGCCCGTGGCTTCGCGGGAAACTCCAAGGACGTCGTAGTGGCTGCTCAAAGTGTGTTTCTCTTCCTGGTAGTACTGCCTGTTGGGGGCAAGAAGTCTGGTGCCCGGCTGGTGCGCCGCGCGGTGGAGGGTGGACCCGGCCCGTCAGGGGCCAAGGATCCTGGAAAGGTAGCGTGCGACCGCCCGGACGGCGGCCATGGTGGTGGGATAGTCCATCCGCGTGGGGCCCAGCACGCCTACTTTCGCAGTCGCGTCCGGTCCGTAGCCGGTGGCCACCACCGATGCTTCTGCGAGGCCGTCGTACGGGTTCTCCCGGCCAATGCTGACCGTAACGCCCCTCGGGTCCGCCGCCATGTCGCTGAGCAGGCGGAGCATGACCACCTGTTCCTCGAGGGCTTCCAGGACCGGGCCGATGGTCAACGGGAAGTCGACGTTGGACCGGGCCAGGTTGGCCGTTCCGGCCATCACCATGCGTTCCTCGCGGCTGCTGGTGGCCAGTGCCTCAAGGCCACGGGCCAGGGCCTGGGCGGCGCTGCGCCGCGCGGGCGGGCAGCTGGCGGCCACGGACTGCAAGGAGTGCGGCAGCAGGTTCAGCGGGGTCCCGGTGAGACTGCCAAGGAACCGCGTGCGCAGTTCCGACAACGCCTCATCCGAAAGGTCCTGTGCCACGTCGATGACGCGTTGTTCCACCTTGCCGGTGTCCGCGATCAGCACCGCCAGCACCTTGCGGGGCGCCAGCAGGACAAATTCAATGTGCCGTACCTTGGCCCGGCTGAGGTGCGGGTACTGCACGACGGCGACCTGGTTGGTCAGCTGCGAGAGCAGCCGGACTGTCCGGTCCAGGACATCATCGAGGTCCTCGGAGCCTTCCAGCAAGGCCTGGATGGCGCGCCGCTCCGCGGGCGAGAGTGGCTTGACCGCCGAGATCTGGTCCACGAAGAGCCGGTAGCCCTTGTCGGTGGGGATTCGCCCGGCACTGGTGTGCGGAGCTGTGATCAGGCCCTCGTCTTCCAAAGCAGCCATGTCGTTACGGATGGTGGCGCTGGACACGCCGAGGTGGTGCCGCTCCACAAGGGCCTTGGACCCGACGGGTTCCCGCGAATGGACATAGTCCTCCACGATGGCCCGCAGTACTTCAAGTTTGCGTGGTTCGCTCACACTCCACCTCCTCTCGACTGTCCTGCATCCGGTGCCGCTTCCCGCCGGCCGCGGCGGATGCAGGGTGGCCGGATGAGCAGTGGTTAGCACTCGACATGCCTAAGTGCTAACCAGTCTAATATGAGTCACCCCGTTGTTAGCATTGAATGCGCTCCCGGCATTCCTCCCGGGGTGCGTGTTTTGGGGCACAGCCCGCCCGCAGCAAACCGAACGCAAAGCAGTGTGTATCCGATGTCGTACCAGAACTGGGGTCCGCAGGACCTCTCTGCCCCCGCCAAAGCCCAGCTCCCGGAAGTGCCCGTGGAGCGCGGAATGGTGCTCGAGGACGTGCAATCCGGCTGGGTGGGTGCCGTGACGCGGGTGGAGAAGTCCGGGGGGATGCATGTGGTTGCCCTCGAAGACCGCCGCGGCAAATCCCGGTCATTCCGCCTCGGATTCGGTTTCCTCCTGGCGGGCCAGCCGATCCGCCTGATACCCCCGGCGCCCCGCCCGGCGCCAACGGGCGCGGCCGCCGCAGGCGCCAGAACCGCGTCCGGTTCGGTCCGGGTGGAGGGCCAGCGCGCCCAGGTCGCCAAAGCGAGCCGGATTTGGGTGGAGGGCAAGCACGACGCCGAGCTCGTCGAGAAGGTCTGGGGTGACGATCTCCGGGTGGAGGGCATCGTCGTCGAACCCTTGCATGGCATTGACGACCTCGCCGGTGCGGTGGCAGCCTTCCGCCCCGGGCCCGGGCGCCGCCTGGGCGTCCTGGTGGATCACCTGGTGCCCGATTCCAAGGAATCCCGGATTGCCGCCGCCGTGATGGCGTCCCCCGGGGCGGCCGGCAATGTCCTGATCGTCGGCCACCCCTACGTGGATGTCTGGCAGGCGATTCGGCCTGCCGTCCTGGGGATCGAGGCGTGGCCGGTGATCCCCCGCGGCGTAGATTGGAAGACCGGGATCCTGACAGCCTTCGGCTGGCCGCACAGCACCAAGGAGGACATCGGCCTGGGCTGGCAGAAACTCCTCGGCGCGGTCCGCAACTACGCCGATCTGGAGCCATCCCTGCTGGGCCGGGTGGAAGAGGTTATTGACTTCCTCACAGTTCCCTGAGCGGGGCTGCCGAAAAGCTACGGTTCAGAAGCATCTGCCAGCGGGCCGATCCGTGATTCCGCGCCCGAGCACGTATTCTTGGTACGGCGGCTGCGCTCCCTGCGCAGCCTTGGCACCTCCCGGCACCAACGCACCACCGCACTCTTAAAGGACGACACACCGTGGCAGATGACGCACGCGAACACATCGGCAACCAGGCCGGCCATGGCCAGCCCCCGTACCATGGCGTTCCGGCAAATGCACTGCCGCTTACTGCGAGTGAGGACCGGCAGTGGGCCACGCTGGCCCACTTCGGCGGCATTCTGGGCTGCGTGCCCGCGCTGGTGATCTACCTGATTTTCAAGGACCGCGGCCCGTTCACGGCGCAGGAGTCCAAGGAAGCTCTGAACTTTACGCTGCCGCCCACGATTGCCGCCGTAGTGTGCAACCTGCTGGTGTTCGTTCCGGTGGTGGGCAATATTTTCGCGGTCCTGGCCACCGTCATCTGGATCGCCGTGACGTGCTTCTCTGTGGCCGCCGGCATCCGCGTCAACCGCGGCCAGCCGCACCGCTACGGCTTCAATCTCCGCTGGGTCCAGTAGGGCTGCAACTCCCGTCCTGCCGGGTCCAGCCCTGGCGGATCAGTCCGGCAGGATCCTGCGGACCACCGCGTCCGCGAGCAGCCGGCCTTTCAGTGTCAGGATCAGGCTGCCGTGGAAAGCCGCGGCCGGGTCAATGAGCCCGTCGGCGATGAGGCCTGCGACGGCGTGCCGCCCGGTGTCCCCCAGCCCGCCCAGGCTGGCGATCTCCAACCCTGAATTCAAGCGCGCTTCCAGCATGACGCGTTCGACGTTGCGGGTCTGCGCATCGAGGGTTTCCCGGCCCGCGGCAGGTGAGAGCCCGGCGTCCAGCCGGCTGGCATAGGCGACGGGGTGTTTGACGTTCCACCAGCGCACGCCGCCCACATGGGAGTGCGCTCCGGGGCCGATTCCCCACCAGTCATCGCCCCGCCAGTAGGCAAGGTTGTGGCGGCAAGCCTGCTCCGGGGTCCGGGACCAGTTGCTTACCTCGTACCAGGAAAGCCCGGCGGCGGAGATGAGCTGGTCGGCGAGTTCGTATTTGGCCGCGTGGTCGTCGTCGTCGATTCCCGGGACCTCGCCGCGGCGGATCTGCGCGGCCAGCTTGGTGCCTTCCTCGACAATCAGCGCGTAGGCGCTGATGTGGTCCGGCTGATAGGACAGCGCGGTCTCCAGTGAGTAACGCCAGTCAGCCAGCGACTCCCCCGGTGTTCCATAGATCAGGTCGAGGCTGACGGCGAGTCCGGCCTCCCGGGCCCACTGGACGGCCTGGGGTACACGGCTGGGCGTGTGGGTGCGGTCCAGTACCTTGAGCACGTGCGGTACCGCCGACTGCATGCCGAAAGAGACGCGGGTGAACCCGGCGTCGGCGAGCAACTGCAGGGATTCCGGCGTCACGGAGTCGGGGTTCGCCTCGGTGGTGACCTCGGCGCCGGGTTCGAGGCCCCAGGCTGCGACGGCGGCGGTGAGGATGCGGGCCAGGTCCTCCGCCGGGAGCAGGGTGGGTGTGCCGCCGCCGAAGAAGACGGTGCTGAGCGGGCGTTTCGGTAGGCCGCTGGTTAACAGCACGTCCGCCGCGAAGCCGACTTCGGCGACGGCGGTACCCGCGTAGGCGTCCTGGGAGGCGCCGCCGCCGAGCTCGGTGGCGGTGTAGGTGTTGAAGTCGCAGTAGCCGCAGCGCACGGCGCAGAACGGGATATGCACGTAGAGCCCGAACGCCCGGCCGGCGGCGCTCTCCAGCGCCTGGCCGGGCAGCAGCCCGTCCGGTGGTGCTGGATCGCCCAGCGGCAGGGCGCTAGGCACCGGCCGGACCGGGCTGCGCGGGGACGGTCGTTGAAGGCACGGCTACTTCTTGGCCTTGTCCTTGGACTCGTCCGTGGTGAGGGCGGCAACGAAGGCTTCCTGCGGGACCTCGACGCGGCCCACCATCTTCATGCGCTTCTTGCCTTCCTTTTGCTTCTCCAGCAGTTTGCGCTTCCGGGTGATGTCACCGCCGTAGCATTTGGCGAGCACATCCTTGCGGATGGCGCGGATGCTCTCCCGGGCAATGATGCGGGATCCGATGGCAGCCTGGATGGGCACTTCGAACTGCTGGCGTGGAATGAGTTCGCGCAGCTTGCCGGTCATCATCACGCCGTACGCGTAGGCCTTCTCCCGGTGGGTGATGGCACTGAAAGCGTCCACCTGTTCACCCTGAAGCATAATGTCCACCTTGACCAGATCGGCGACCTGATCGCCGTCGGCCTTCCAGTCCAGCGAACCGTAGCCGCGGGTCCGTGACTTGAGGATGTCGAAGAAGTCGAAGACGATTTCGGCCAGCGGGAGCCGGTACCGGATCTCCACCCGGTCCTCGGAAAGGTAGTCCATGCCGCCCATGACGCCGCGGCGGCTCTGGCACAGTTCCATGATGGCGCCGACGAATTCGTTGGGCGCCAGGATGGTGGCGGACACCATCGGTTCGCGCACCTCGGCGACCTTGCCGGTCGGGTATTCGCTGGGGTTGGTGACGTGGACGACCTTCTTGTCCTCGAGGGTCACCTCGTATTCCACGTTGGGGGCGGTGGAGATCAGGTCCAGGTTGTATTCGCGTTCCAGCCGCTCGCGGGTGATTTCCAGGTGCAGGAGGCCCAGGAAGCCCACCCTGAAACCGAAGCCCAGCGCTGCGGACGTCTCTGGCTCGTAGACCAGCGCGGCGTCGTTGAGCATCAGCTTCTCGAGCGCATCGCGGAGCACCGGGTAGTCGGTGCCGTCCAGCGGGTACAGCCCGGAAAAGACCATCGGCTTGGCGTCCGCGTAGCCCGGGAGGGAGTCGGTGGCCGGCTTCGCAAGGTTGGTGACGGTGTCGCCCACCTTGGACAGGCGCACGTCCTTCACCCCGGTGATGAGGTAGCCCACTTCCCCGACGCCCAGGCCCTTGGAGGGGGTGGGTTCCGGGGAGCTGACGCCGATCTCCAGGAGTTCATGGGTGGCGCGGGTGGACATCATCTGGATGCGTTCGCGGGGATGCAGCATCCCGTCAACCACGCGGACGTACGTGACGACGCCGCGGTAGGTGTCATAGACGGAGTCGAAAATCATGGCGCGGGCCGGCGCGTCCGGGTTGCCCACGGGGGCCGGCAGGTCGCGGACGATCTTGTCCAGCAGCACCTCGACGCCCATGCCGGTCTTGCCGGAAACGCGGAGCACGTCGTCCGGGTCGCCGCCGATCAGGTTGGCGAGTTCCGCCGCGTACTTCTCAGGCTGTGCCGCGGGGAGGTCGATCTTGTTCAGGACCGGAATGATGGTGAGGTTGTTTTCCATCGCCAGGTAGAGGTTGGCGAGGGTCTGGGCCTCGATGCCCTGGGCCGCGTCCACCAGAAGGATGGCGCCTTCGCAGGCGGCCAGGGAGCGGGAGACCTCATAGGTGAAGT is drawn from Micrococcaceae bacterium Sec5.8 and contains these coding sequences:
- a CDS encoding 16S rRNA (uracil(1498)-N(3))-methyltransferase — translated: MSNPVFFTSPGTLDGLAPGSVFVLHGPEARHAVTVKRLAVGEMVDIADGAGKRLTGAVSAAEPGELTVECSELSEEPRPGIRLVLVQALAKGDRDELAAETATELGIDAVVPWQAERSIVRWKADRAAKAHAKWQSVVTAAAKQARRAWIPEVRAAVDGAGLQAAVAAADLAIILHEDAVRPLRQVLEGWRGAGSGAGGPDAGCEVLLIVGPEGGISPREVTRLCDAGAVTALLGHHVLRSSTAGPAATVLASDILGRW
- the dnaJ gene encoding molecular chaperone DnaJ: MSSHYDVLGVSREATGEEIKKAYRKLARTLHPDVNPGDDASDRFKAVTHAYEVLSDPQKRRIYDTTGNENGNDNGFGGGNYAGQGFAFQDIFETFFGAGGQGGPASRVRRGQDALISVRIELRDAVFGVNKKLEVDTAVTCPTCEGSCCQKGSHPERCDICGGSGQVQRAVRSILGQVMTTAPCGSCEGFGTVIKDPCNECAGQGRIRSRRTLTVKVPAGVATGTRIQLSGQGEAGPAGGPAGDLYVEIRVNNDATYVRDGDDLHASLNIPMTAAALGTELNLDTFDGQQEIDVKAGTQSGEIITLRGLGVTHLRGYGRGDLKVHLQVDTPAKLDAAQEDLLRQLAKLRGEQFTEGKLAASGGVFSKLRDRLGNL
- the hrcA gene encoding heat-inducible transcriptional repressor HrcA, which gives rise to MSEPRKLEVLRAIVEDYVHSREPVGSKALVERHHLGVSSATIRNDMAALEDEGLITAPHTSAGRIPTDKGYRLFVDQISAVKPLSPAERRAIQALLEGSEDLDDVLDRTVRLLSQLTNQVAVVQYPHLSRAKVRHIEFVLLAPRKVLAVLIADTGKVEQRVIDVAQDLSDEALSELRTRFLGSLTGTPLNLLPHSLQSVAASCPPARRSAAQALARGLEALATSSREERMVMAGTANLARSNVDFPLTIGPVLEALEEQVVMLRLLSDMAADPRGVTVSIGRENPYDGLAEASVVATGYGPDATAKVGVLGPTRMDYPTTMAAVRAVARYLSRILGP
- a CDS encoding DUF3097 domain-containing protein; amino-acid sequence: MSYQNWGPQDLSAPAKAQLPEVPVERGMVLEDVQSGWVGAVTRVEKSGGMHVVALEDRRGKSRSFRLGFGFLLAGQPIRLIPPAPRPAPTGAAAAGARTASGSVRVEGQRAQVAKASRIWVEGKHDAELVEKVWGDDLRVEGIVVEPLHGIDDLAGAVAAFRPGPGRRLGVLVDHLVPDSKESRIAAAVMASPGAAGNVLIVGHPYVDVWQAIRPAVLGIEAWPVIPRGVDWKTGILTAFGWPHSTKEDIGLGWQKLLGAVRNYADLEPSLLGRVEEVIDFLTVP
- a CDS encoding DUF4870 domain-containing protein encodes the protein MADDAREHIGNQAGHGQPPYHGVPANALPLTASEDRQWATLAHFGGILGCVPALVIYLIFKDRGPFTAQESKEALNFTLPPTIAAVVCNLLVFVPVVGNIFAVLATVIWIAVTCFSVAAGIRVNRGQPHRYGFNLRWVQ
- the hemW gene encoding radical SAM family heme chaperone HemW, which gives rise to MPSALPLGDPAPPDGLLPGQALESAAGRAFGLYVHIPFCAVRCGYCDFNTYTATELGGGASQDAYAGTAVAEVGFAADVLLTSGLPKRPLSTVFFGGGTPTLLPAEDLARILTAAVAAWGLEPGAEVTTEANPDSVTPESLQLLADAGFTRVSFGMQSAVPHVLKVLDRTHTPSRVPQAVQWAREAGLAVSLDLIYGTPGESLADWRYSLETALSYQPDHISAYALIVEEGTKLAAQIRRGEVPGIDDDDHAAKYELADQLISAAGLSWYEVSNWSRTPEQACRHNLAYWRGDDWWGIGPGAHSHVGGVRWWNVKHPVAYASRLDAGLSPAAGRETLDAQTRNVERVMLEARLNSGLEIASLGGLGDTGRHAVAGLIADGLIDPAAAFHGSLILTLKGRLLADAVVRRILPD
- the lepA gene encoding translation elongation factor 4, which codes for MSPMARTAPVPAATDPAIIRNFCIIAHIDHGKSTLADRMLQYTGVVQSRDMKAQYLDRMDIERERGITIKSQAVRMPWELDGTSYALNMIDTPGHVDFTYEVSRSLAACEGAILLVDAAQGIEAQTLANLYLAMENNLTIIPVLNKIDLPAAQPEKYAAELANLIGGDPDDVLRVSGKTGMGVEVLLDKIVRDLPAPVGNPDAPARAMIFDSVYDTYRGVVTYVRVVDGMLHPRERIQMMSTRATHELLEIGVSSPEPTPSKGLGVGEVGYLITGVKDVRLSKVGDTVTNLAKPATDSLPGYADAKPMVFSGLYPLDGTDYPVLRDALEKLMLNDAALVYEPETSAALGFGFRVGFLGLLHLEITRERLEREYNLDLISTAPNVEYEVTLEDKKVVHVTNPSEYPTGKVAEVREPMVSATILAPNEFVGAIMELCQSRRGVMGGMDYLSEDRVEIRYRLPLAEIVFDFFDILKSRTRGYGSLDWKADGDQVADLVKVDIMLQGEQVDAFSAITHREKAYAYGVMMTGKLRELIPRQQFEVPIQAAIGSRIIARESIRAIRKDVLAKCYGGDITRKRKLLEKQKEGKKRMKMVGRVEVPQEAFVAALTTDESKDKAKK